The Candidatus Paceibacterota bacterium region TTTTGTCGAATTCAGGGAATTCGTCCAGAAAGAGGATGCCGCGGTGAGCCAGCGTCGCTTCTCCCGGCTTCGGCATCGGTCCTCCGCCGATGAGAGCGCTATAAGAGGCGGTATGGTGGGGCGCGCGGACGGGCGGATGAGCGACGATCCCCGCGTCGAGGATGCCCGCTATCGAATGGATTTCGGTCGCTTCGAGCATCTCTTCGAATGAGAGCGCGGGCATGAGAGCCGAAAGAGCCCTTGCGAGCATGGTCTTTCCGGTTCCCGGCGGCCCAAAAAGGCCTATGTTGTGGCGCCCGGCGGCGGCTATGACAAGGCCGCGCTTCGCTATCGCATGCCCGGCGATATCGTCGAGGTCGATCGAGGTGTCTCTCTTTTCTGCGAGCTTCTTGTAATCCACGGTCGGGCAGGGCTCGAGCTTCTTCTTTCCGGAGAGGTGATCCACAAGCTCGGAAAGCATTTCGACCCCGAATACGTCTATGCCTTCGAGGAGGGCCGCTTCCTTTTCGTTTTCTTTTGGGACATATATCTCCTTGAAGCCTCTCTCTTTCGCCATACGAGCATACGAGAGCGTTCCTCCGACGGGCCTCGCAAAGCCGTCCAAAGAAAGCTCGCCGACGAACAATCTGTCGGCCGGGTCGAACTCCGCTTCCCCTGCGGCAAGGAGATATCCGAGCGCGATGGGCAGATCGAATGCCGAGCCTTCTTTTCTCAAGTCCGATGGCGCGAGCGATACGATGATTTTGGCATTCGTCTCTTTGGGCGACTTGAAACCGGAATTCTTTATGGCCGCGCCGACCCGGTCGCGGGCCTCTTCGACTGCTTTGGTCGGGAGCCCTACGATTGAAAACGAATGCAATCCGCGCGAGATGTCGGTCTCGATGGATATCACATGAGCGCGGAGGAGATGGTTCTGCGCAGAATATATCTTTGAAAATCTCATGCCTCCACCCTATCGGTCCGACATGAAATAAACATGAAGAAAAAACCGCCCGATGACAGGCAGTTTTTCTCTTTTATTCAGCCTTATGATGTCTCAAGCATGTCCGCGACGAGGGATTCGCTTCGAGCCTCTCCCTTTCTATAGGCTTCCCGTCGGTCTCGCAGAGGCCGTACGTTCCTTTGCTTATCTTATCGAGAGCGAGCTTCACGTCGTTGTACTGGATCTCGAGGGGCTTCAGGATGGCGGTGTTGAGCTCGTAGTTCTCGATATTATCAGCGGTATCGGCGAGGTCCGATACCTCGATATCGACGTCTTTCGCGCCGGGCTCCCAGTCCTTCGGATTGTCCGGATTCTTCCTGCCGACGCTCTTGAGCTCTGCTTCCAGGGTCGAGAGCTCTTTTTCCAGTTTCTTCTTGAAATGCGCCGTATCG contains the following coding sequences:
- a CDS encoding YifB family Mg chelatase-like AAA ATPase encodes the protein MRFSKIYSAQNHLLRAHVISIETDISRGLHSFSIVGLPTKAVEEARDRVGAAIKNSGFKSPKETNAKIIVSLAPSDLRKEGSAFDLPIALGYLLAAGEAEFDPADRLFVGELSLDGFARPVGGTLSYARMAKERGFKEIYVPKENEKEAALLEGIDVFGVEMLSELVDHLSGKKKLEPCPTVDYKKLAEKRDTSIDLDDIAGHAIAKRGLVIAAAGRHNIGLFGPPGTGKTMLARALSALMPALSFEEMLEATEIHSIAGILDAGIVAHPPVRAPHHTASYSALIGGGPMPKPGEATLAHRGILFLDEFPEFDKRAIEALRQPLEDKTISISRTRGAARFPADFILVAAQNPCPCGNRGIQGRECLCSPALVRNYEKKISGPIVDRIDMWIEVSKTEHRNLMRSRTDANETRKARELVDRARAAQSRRFGNRGIARANANIPARDLSRFASLSKEAMGIIEKASQTYGLSGRGYHRTVRLARTIADISGTEKIEAPHILEALQYRQRKTADG